One genomic window of Pungitius pungitius chromosome 11, fPunPun2.1, whole genome shotgun sequence includes the following:
- the LOC119198103 gene encoding terminal nucleotidyltransferase 4A-like isoform X1, with amino-acid sequence MDPRTAWIQPEQKGPANSLWMHIWETSQGFGAKSGVDSRLHRQRNFAPHNVNSTESGGEYCKNVALPTGCAFGKVSKRDGGGGRGRVRRKGSLSPSSSSLDSEAEGSSPSGSSLQIDNLNVAEEASRFLHYGELELNENNLRRQYPPTPPPPPLPPLTPPAPPHAVQPHCRSMPHPGGHTPAGMRHPHGSKHHHQHHQQHHQQQSGRRRHLDRANTFHGVVHPLLPHGVDSCCSLWKTRRYSPGINGLHEEIVDFFNFMSPRPEEEAMRRAVVNRIESVIKDMWPTARVEIFGSFSTGLYLPSSDIDLVVFGKWDHPPLQELERALRKRNVAGPYPIKVLDKATVPIIKLTDHETEVKVDISFNVETAVKAAQFIKSYLKKYTVLPPLIFVLKQFLLQRDLNEVFTGGISSYSLILMAISFLQLHPRIDTRRANINLGILLIEFFELYGRDFNYMKTGIRVKNGGAYASKEEMLKAIGSENRPSMLCIEDPIQPGNDVGRSSYGVLQVKQVFDFAYMVLSHGVSPLARAYPNKEYDSTLGRIIKVSPEVLAYRDWTIKKWGAKQYAKLENHDVETCERDLARLMLVSVEDQRDSSSPLSADSSSPVFLPSPQHHSSSSSACSISSSSGSDIESDSPPCSGTAIQLHPLTLSSVQSVIQMATDQRATHPAGCIHTMPQAQTSLPEILPVPSLADCQFYHENPPLIGVVHRHLSQAAHISQHTDATSPLSSPLHQLHHPQMGGHHSHTYAMRSNSHGSLELHKVGLKHNQGGSLQGPNPSLGNFSPQRRYVPEGPNTAPAFRTQQQYNRNTWRRRKRDNLTVSNQSR; translated from the exons ATGGATCCCAGGACCGCTTGGATCCAGCCGGAGCAGAAGGGACCTGCCAATTCCCTGTGGATGCACATTTGGGAGACCTCTCAGGGATTTGGAGCCAAGTCCGGCGTCGACAGCCGCCTTCACCGGCAGCGCAACTTCGCGCCGCACAACGTCAACTCCACCGAGTCCGGCGGCGAGTATTGCAAAAATGTAGCGTTGCCGACCGGGTGCGCGTTTGGCAAAGTGTCGAAGCGAGACGGCGGCGGAGGGAGGGGACGTGTCCGGAGGAAGGGCTCCTTgtcgccgtcctcctcctcgctggacTCGGAGGCCGAGGGCTCCTCGCCCTCCGGCTCCTCTCTGCAGATCGATAATTTGAACGTCGCAGAGGAGGCCAGTCGCTTTTTGCACTACGGCGAGCTCGAGTTGAACGAGAACAATCTCCGACGTCAGtatcctcccactcctcctcctcctcctcttcctccccttacTCCTCCTGCGCCGCCTCACGCCGTCCAGCCACACTGTCGCAGCATGCCTCATCCCGGCGGCCACACCCCCGCCGGGATGAGGCATCCGCACGGGAgcaaacaccaccaccagcaccaccagcagcaccaccagcagcagtcCGGTCGCAGGAGGCATCTGGACCGGGCCAACACTTTCCACGGCGTCGTCCACCCGCTCCTCCCCCACGGCGTGGACTCCTGTTGCAGCCTGTGGAAAACCCGGCGCTACAGCCCCGGCATCAATGG TCTTCATGAAGAGATTGTGGACTTCTTCAACTTCATGTCCCCGCgaccggaggaggaggccatgagGCGAGCTGTCGTGAACCGAATAGAAAGTGTCATCAAGGACATGTGGCCCACAGCACGG GTGGAGATATTTGGCAGCTTCAGCACGGGGCTCTATCTTCCTTCAAG TGACATTGACCTGGTGGTGTTTGGAAAGTGGGACCACCCCCCGCTGCAGGAACTGGAACGAGCCCTGCGGAAACGCAACGTGGCCGGGCCGTATCCCATTAAGGTCCTGGACAAAGCCACA GTGCCCATCATCAAGCTCACGGACCATGAAACCGAGGTGAAAGTGGACATCAGCTTCAACGTAGAGACGGCTGTTAAAGCTGCGCAGTTCATCAAAAGCTATCTTAAG AAGTACACGGTTCTGCCGCCCCTGATCTTCGTCCTGAAGCAGTTCCTACTGCAGAGAGATCTCAATGAAGTCTTCACTGGAGGGATCAGCTCTTACAGCCTTATTCTAATGGCTATCAGCTTCCTGCAG TTACACCCTCGAATCGACACGCGGCGGGCCAACATCAACCTCGGCATCCTGCTGATCGAGTTCTTTGAGCTGTACGGCCGCGACTTCAATTACATGAAAACCGGCATCAGGGTGAAAAATGGAGGGGCTTACGCGTCGAAGGAGGAAATGCTCAAAGCCATCGGGAGTGAGAACCGGCCATCCATGCTCTGCATAGAAGACCCAATACAGCCAG GGAACGATGTGGGCCGGAGCTCGTACGGTGTTTTGCAGGTCAAGCAGGTGTTTGACTTTGCCTACATGGTGCTGAGTCACGGCGTGTCTCCTTTAGCGCGCGCCTACCCCAACAAGGAGTATGACAG TACTTTAGGACGCATCATCAAAGTCAGCCCGGAGGTGTTGGCCTACAGGGATTGGACAATTAAGAAGTGGGGAGCCAAGCAGTATGCCAAGCTGGAGAACCACG ATGTGGAGACCTGTGAGCGGGACCTCGCCAGGCTGATGCTGGTTTCTGTGGAGGATCAGAGGGACTCGTCCTCCCCGCTCAGTGCTGACTCCTCTTCTCCGGTCTTCCTCCCAAGCCCTCAACATCATTCATCGTCATCTTCTGCATGCTCCATTTCCTCCTCGTCCGGAAGTGACATA GAGTCTGATTCTCCTCCGTGCAGTGGTACTGCCATCCAACTCCACCCCCTCACGCTGTCCTCGGTCCAATCAGTAATCCAGATGGCAACTGACCAGAGGGCCACTCATCCAGCAGGCTGCATCCACACCATGCCGCaa gcCCAGACGTCACTCCCAGAAATTCTCCCCGTCCCTTCGCTCGCCGATTGCCAGTTCTACCATGAGAACCCACCTTTAATCGGTGTTGTGCATCGGCACCTGTCCCAAGCTGCCCACATCTCCCAGCACACCGACGCCACAAGTCCTCTATCCAGCCCCCTCCACCAGCTGCACCACCCTCAGATGGGAGGGCATCACAGCCACACGTACGCCATGAGATCCAATTCCCACGGCTCACTTGAGCTGCACAAAGTTGGCTTAAAGCACAACCAAGGTGGAAGCCTCCAAGGTCCAAACCCCTCTCTCGGTAACTTCAGCCCCCAGCGGCGGTATGTTCCCGAGGGTCCTAACACGGCGCCGGCTTTCAGGACCCAGCAGCAGTACAACCGGAACACCTGGCGGCGCAGGAAGAGGGACAATCTTACGGTCTCTAACCAGAGCAGATGA
- the ice1 gene encoding little elongation complex subunit 1: MMPGDSHFKTAAIAADATIGNCQNCPVLHQSLTEYVTSFLALKQKIAVSDETNRLQQQLEELQIRLVTMEKKSADYESVQAELEKKTADYESVQAELEKKTADYESVQSELEKKSADYESVLAELDEKSADYESLQAELEKKSADYESVQSELDEKKGALRSYGQMSEEMDKLKQQTSRTMAEYKKLENHLKDVEELRETMSLENALLKREKASVENDLLKSQTTLRKSQAEADQVEKLVEENAKTTCIKDNLENKVGLLEDSVSKQNHHISQLTKDKIVLRRNIDDLQVRLMKLERDRCKEYISASTQASTPEESKVDKEKFQMLLQNLWTCVEPQQKLLLHVPESGSKQVLPCSPQKRLQPHPSSTSRPASHKTSESNSHRVQADASVSAATLSPRGQKKASLQSTNATKQADAPGRSKTSCKSNSEESSAEPSNSEVSVEKILALFQPILPCISPLPDLDTEIESMETTDCEKENHLELSGDGVLHSQEESLLITTSVTSRCLKSSQLATQDKVNSPLVTAHGVQPISNENDYKDSGQNELSGITEMKGKRGTEGEEIHLQKVMQIEQDPATVTLVSASSAASSTFNITDFVEVDSLRAECQEPPCSVKHRSSSDSILSQSGSAFRKEEEDWSETITKMDVDPSPSDVSGTQAVPPGGGESPTSKDEPTLTEETGNEPLVSSPVTFTTFIGSVTNAEVTNAEDDSEIAKSPPDYGGLGQDSQAPTVPEPQETTSCHRNDTAVPDDVPCATSTSVSNRLNVEERLERPPPIKPPGEDVGNKAQGAEVTDVAASPSEPNGANAPPSPSESPLSESHAEREAGQAHVDTRSKEDGDPETLESEVPARCEPLSADPQESVNCESLEESIHSACRRLSPSCLLPTLKLQALPNLEENRVIEKAKVKEQLQDSTDASHHKVMKYNLRSVRSAASVKGASAKSARDNTLGSCAKVHDRPSTLVMSEKESSPVAGSTRPQPPECIGRVRSEMGPPLPRLLTPLSTPPKAGKSINPRQAIGKLSFPSPRDRSASPATPVPAHSTPLNRQASSSSSNSPLPPDGVPSSPLQFGSATPKHAVPVPGRLPVAALSSSPSSSSSPSQENSMRILDTMYPELSAHGRTLSILRGNVGLSVGASEGGASPTAPDSQVSCFKTVNAASTAFTEPRGGKRQAPDLPPPKSSKCLRLDNRSPGASRPRAPSDSGEESASPEGAEREEQNPIAKYLVKIENQAFDLLPVIQSHLFVGNLPTKPVLRDEEKEVIAEMCRSGANQLDDVILPILNKLKAERSAGSRNYLQALCRVYTGICRQAGDWEKAHILAYSLLTEDFPDSAKLILFMVTTWPNVLSHSSSLGQAIHTVTKLQAQKDTLGCLSKFLGWEKSPPCDIDELISRTVSDIRGGSSLSFTTHCRYGHELGPEAWQNVLTLQLLCTHKKWQWTYNNLLSKELWPLMNTWVSQPREQQAPISDVTVATVLRLIGRLGQLGMKKRCVSSVLTIANVINTFGRHGHTEGVPWEVQLAAIYCIYDLSPCNPKEALGALAEWRGETSHGVPPAVTSCMNQLASVCRAVAS, encoded by the exons ATGATGCCAGGGGACAGCCATTTCAAAACGGCCGCTATCGCCGCAGACGCTACGATTGGGAACTGTCAGAACTGCCCTGTTCTGCACCAG AGCCTGACCGAATATGTGACGTCATTTCTGGCACTAAAACAGAAGATCGCAGTGTCCGA TGAAACTAACAGGCTTCAACAACAGCTAGAAGAGCTGCAGATCAGATTGGTTACGATGGAGAAAAAGTCTGCAGATTATGAATCTGTTCAAGCAGAACTGGAGAAAAAGACTGCAGATTATGAATCTGTTCAAGCAGAACTGGAGAAAAAGACTGCAGATTATGAATCTGTTCAATCAGAACTGGAGAAAAAGTCTGCAGATTATGAATCTGTTCTCGCTGAACTGGATGAAAAGTCTGCAGATTATGAATCCCTTCAAGCAGAACTGGAGAAAAAGTCTGCAGATTATGAATCTGTTCAATCAGAACTGGATGAAAAGAAG ggTGCTCTTAGGTCCTATGGACAGATGTCAGAAGAGATGGACAAATTAAAGCAGCAAACCAGCAGGACAATGGCAGA ATATAAGAAACTTGAAAACCATCTTAAGGATGTGGAAG AACTGAGGGAAACAATGTCACTAGAAAATGCACTGCTGAAGAGGGAAAAGGCTTCTGTAGAAAATGATTTGCTGAAATCACAG ACAACTTTAAGGAAATCTCAAGCTGAAGCGGATCAAGTTGAAAAATTGGTAGAGGAGAACGCCAAGACAACATGCAT AAAAgacaacctggaaaataaagtAGGACTGCTTGAAG aTTCAGTTTCCAAACAGAATCATCATATATCCCAACTGACTAAAGATAAAATTGTGCTACGGAGAAATATCGATGACCTCCAG GTGAGACTGATGAAACTGGAAAGAGATCGTTGTAAAG AATACATCAGTGCATCAACTCAAGCAAGTACACCTGAGGAGTCTAAAGTTGACAAAG aaaaGTTCCAGATGCTGCTACAGAACTTGTGGACATGTGTGGAACCTCAGCAGAAACTCTTGTTGCACGTACCTG AGTCCGGGTCCAAGCAAGTTCTACCCTGCTCCCCGCAGAAGAGACTGCAGCCTCATCCGAGTTCCACATCCCGTCCCGCATCCCACAAGACCAGTGAATCCAACAGCCACCGTGTGCAAGCAGATGCCAGCGTATCAGCGGCGACGCTCTCCCCTCGTGGGCAGAAGAAAGCATCGCTGCAGTCAACAAATGCCACCAAGCAAGCAGACGCTCCCGGAAGGAGCAAGACGTCCTGCAAGAGCAATAGTGAGGAGTCATCTGCTGAGCCGAGCAACTCTGAAGTGTCTGTTGAGAAGATACTGGCATTGTTCCAACCAATTCTCCCCTGCATATCACCTCTACCAGATTTG GACACAGAGATTGAATCTATGGAGACAACTGACTGCGAAAAGGAAAACCATCTTGAATTATCTGGTGACGGTGTTCTTCATTCGCAAGAAGAGTCCCTACTCATCACAACGTCAGTAACAAGCCGCTGTCTGAAATCTTCTCAACTGGCAACACAGGACAAGGTGAACTCGCCATTGGTCACAGCGCACGGAGTGCAACCCATTTCCAATGAAAACGACTACAAAGACTCGGGACAAAATGAGTTAAGTGGCATTACGGAAATGAAGGGCAAAAGAGGCACAGAAGGTGAGGAAATACATCTTCAAAAAGTCATGCAGATTGAGCAGGACCCAGCAACCGTGACATTAGTATCAGCAtcatctgctgcttcttccACATTCAACATAACAGATTTTGTCGAGGTTGACTCATTAAGGGCTGAATGTCAAGAGCCGCCCTGCAGTGTAAAACACAGGAGCAGCAGTGACAGTATACTCTCTCAAAGTGGAAGTGCTTTcagaaaggaagaggaagattgGTCTGAGACAATTACGAAGATGGATGTAGACCCAAGCCCCAGTGATGTTAGCGGTACTCAAGCAGTCCCTCCCGGTGGTGGAGAGTCCCCCACGAGCAAGGATGAACCCACACTCACcgaggaaacaggaaatgaacCATTGGTTTCTTCCCCAGTTACTTTCACAACATTCATTGGCTCTGTGACAAATGCTGAGGTTACAAATGCAGAAGATGATTCAGAAATTGCCAAAAGTCCTCCGGACTATGGTGGTCTGGGACAGGACAGTCAAGCCCCCACAGTCCCTGAGCCCCAGGAGACCACAAGCTGTCACCGAAACGACACTGCAGTACCAGACGATGTCCCCTGTGCGACAAGCACCAGCGTCTCAAATAGACTAAATGTGGAGGAGAGGCTTGAAAGGCCTCCACCCATCAAACCTCCTGGGGAAGACGTCGGAAATAAAGCGCAAGGAGCTGAGGTAACTGACGTAGCCGCTTCCCCCTCGGAGCCAAACGGGGCCAACGCACCTCCTTCTCCCAGCGAGTCCCCACTGTCGGAGTCCCATGCTGAGCGGGAGGCCGGGCAGGCACACGTTGACACTCGTTCTAAAGAAGATGGAGACCCGGAGACACTGGAGAGTGAAGTGCCGGCGCGTTGCGAGCCTTTGTCCGCGGACCCCCAGGAGAGCGTCAACTGTGAGTCTCTGGAAGAAAGCATCCATTCGGCATGCAGGCGATTGAGTCCTTCGTGCCTGTTGCCCACTTTGAAATTGCAGGCGCTGCCTAATTTAGAGGAGAACCGTGTGATTGAAAAGGCTAAAGTCAAAGAGCAGCTTCAGGACAGCACGGACGCCAGTCACCACAAAGTAATGAAATACAACCTGCGCTCCGTTCGGTCTGCGGCCTCCGTGAAGGGGGCCTCCGCTAAAAGCGCACGTGACAACACTTTGGGGTCGTGTGCAAAAGTGCACGACAGACCAAGCACTCTGGTGATGAGCGAGAAAGAGTCCAGCCCAGTGGCCGGCTCAACTAGACCCCAACCTCCGGAATGCATCGGCCGGGTCCGCTCTGAGATGGGTCCGCCGCTCCCTCGTCTTCTAACGCCGCTGAGCACGCCTCCGAAGGCGGGCAAATCCATCAACCCGAGGCAGGCCATCGGGAAACTGTCGTTCCCCTCGCCCCGGGATCGGTCGGCCTCGCCTGCCACTCCCGTCCCGGCCCACTCGACGCCCCTAAACCGGCAGGcgagctcctcgtcctccaacaGCCCCCTCCCTCCGGACGGAGTCCCCTCCTCGCCGCTCCAGTTCGGCTCCGCCACGCCGAAGCACGCCGTGCCCGTCCCGGGTCGCCTGCCCGTGGCGGCGCTGAGTTCGTCGCCGTCGTCCTCGTCGAGTCCGTCGCAGGAGAACTCCATGAGGATCCTGGACACCATGTACCCCGAGCTCTCGGCCCACGGCCGGACTCTGAGCATCCTCCGAGGCAACGTGGGCCTCAGCGTGGGCGCGTCGGAGGGCGGGGCGTCCCCCACGGCGCCCGACAGTCAGGTGTCCTGCTTTAAAACCGTGAACGCCGCGTCGACGGCCTTCACGGAGCCGAGGGGAGGAAAAAGACAAGCCCCCGATCTGCCCCCACCTAAGAGCAGCAAATGCCTCCGGCTGGACAACCGCTCTCCGGGCGCCAGTCGCCCGCGGGCGCCCTCGGACAGCGGCGAGGAGAGCGCCTCCCCCGAAGGTGCAGAGCGCGAAGAGCAAAATCCCATCGCCAAGTATTTAGTGAAGATTGAAAACCAGGCTTTTGATCTATTGCCTGTGATCCAGAGCCACCTGTTTGTGGGTAACCTGCCAACAAAACCCGTCCTGagagacgaggagaaggaggtgatcGCTGAGATGTGCCGAAGCGGCGCG AATCAGCTGGATGATGTGATTCTGCCCATCCTGAACAAGCTGAAAGCAGAGAGAAGTGCTGGGAGCAGGAACTACCTGCAGGCCCTGTGCAGAGTGTACACAGGGATCTGTAGACAGGCGGGAGACTGGGAGAAGGCTCACATCCTGGCCTACAGCCTTCTCACCGAAG ATTTCCCAGACTCTGCTAAGCTGATTTTGTTCATGGTGACAACGTGGCCCAACGTTCTCTCACACAGCAGCTCCCTCGGGCAGGCGATACATACGGTCACCAAACTACAGGCGCAAAAAGACACCCTCGGCTGCCTTTCAAAATTCCTCGGTTGGGAGAAG AGTCCTCCCTGTGACATCGACGAGCTCATCTCCAGAACAGTCTCTGATATTCGGGGCGGGTCGAGCCTGTCTTTCACCACGCATTGCCGCTACGGGCATGAGCTCGGGCCTGAGGCCTGGCAGAATGTCTTAACGCTGCAACTCCTTTGCACGCATAAGAAGTGGCAGTGGACCTACAATAACTTATTgag CAAGGAGTTGTGGCCATTGATGAACACTTGGGTGTCCCAGCCCAGAGAACAACAAGCCCCCATCTCTGACGTGACTGTCGCCACCGTGCTCCGACTCATAG ggcGCCTCGGTCAACTGGGAATGAAGAAGAGGTGTGTTTCCTCTGTGCTTACTATCGCCAACGTCATCAACACGTTTGGTAGGCACGGACACACAGAAG GTGTTCCATGGGAGGTCCAGTTAGCAGCCATCTACTGCATCTACGACCTGTCTCCCTGCAATCCCAAAGAAGCTCTGGGTGCGCTGGCAGAATGGCGAGGGGAAACGTCTCACGGGGTCCCTCCTGCAGTCACGAGCTGCATGAACCAGTTGGCTTCTGTCTGCAGAGCGGTTGCGAGCTGA
- the LOC119198103 gene encoding terminal nucleotidyltransferase 4A-like isoform X2, which produces MDPRTAWIQPEQKGPANSLWMHIWETSQGFGAKSGVDSRLHRQRNFAPHNVNSTESGGEYCKNVALPTGCAFGKVSKRDGGGGRGRVRRKGSLSPSSSSLDSEAEGSSPSGSSLQIDNLNVAEEASRFLHYGELELNENNLRRQYPPTPPPPPLPPLTPPAPPHAVQPHCRSMPHPGGHTPAGMRHPHGSKHHHQHHQQHHQQQSGRRRHLDRANTFHGVVHPLLPHGVDSCCSLWKTRRYSPGINGLHEEIVDFFNFMSPRPEEEAMRRAVVNRIESVIKDMWPTARVEIFGSFSTGLYLPSSDIDLVVFGKWDHPPLQELERALRKRNVAGPYPIKVLDKATVPIIKLTDHETEVKVDISFNVETAVKAAQFIKSYLKKYTVLPPLIFVLKQFLLQRDLNEVFTGGISSYSLILMAISFLQLHPRIDTRRANINLGILLIEFFELYGRDFNYMKTGIRVKNGGAYASKEEMLKAIGSENRPSMLCIEDPIQPGNDVGRSSYGVLQVKQVFDFAYMVLSHGVSPLARAYPNKEYDSTLGRIIKVSPEVLAYRDWTIKKWGAKQYAKLENHDVETCERDLARLMLVSVEDQRDSSSPLSADSSSPVFLPSPQHHSSSSSACSISSSSGSDISDSPPCSGTAIQLHPLTLSSVQSVIQMATDQRATHPAGCIHTMPQAQTSLPEILPVPSLADCQFYHENPPLIGVVHRHLSQAAHISQHTDATSPLSSPLHQLHHPQMGGHHSHTYAMRSNSHGSLELHKVGLKHNQGGSLQGPNPSLGNFSPQRRYVPEGPNTAPAFRTQQQYNRNTWRRRKRDNLTVSNQSR; this is translated from the exons ATGGATCCCAGGACCGCTTGGATCCAGCCGGAGCAGAAGGGACCTGCCAATTCCCTGTGGATGCACATTTGGGAGACCTCTCAGGGATTTGGAGCCAAGTCCGGCGTCGACAGCCGCCTTCACCGGCAGCGCAACTTCGCGCCGCACAACGTCAACTCCACCGAGTCCGGCGGCGAGTATTGCAAAAATGTAGCGTTGCCGACCGGGTGCGCGTTTGGCAAAGTGTCGAAGCGAGACGGCGGCGGAGGGAGGGGACGTGTCCGGAGGAAGGGCTCCTTgtcgccgtcctcctcctcgctggacTCGGAGGCCGAGGGCTCCTCGCCCTCCGGCTCCTCTCTGCAGATCGATAATTTGAACGTCGCAGAGGAGGCCAGTCGCTTTTTGCACTACGGCGAGCTCGAGTTGAACGAGAACAATCTCCGACGTCAGtatcctcccactcctcctcctcctcctcttcctccccttacTCCTCCTGCGCCGCCTCACGCCGTCCAGCCACACTGTCGCAGCATGCCTCATCCCGGCGGCCACACCCCCGCCGGGATGAGGCATCCGCACGGGAgcaaacaccaccaccagcaccaccagcagcaccaccagcagcagtcCGGTCGCAGGAGGCATCTGGACCGGGCCAACACTTTCCACGGCGTCGTCCACCCGCTCCTCCCCCACGGCGTGGACTCCTGTTGCAGCCTGTGGAAAACCCGGCGCTACAGCCCCGGCATCAATGG TCTTCATGAAGAGATTGTGGACTTCTTCAACTTCATGTCCCCGCgaccggaggaggaggccatgagGCGAGCTGTCGTGAACCGAATAGAAAGTGTCATCAAGGACATGTGGCCCACAGCACGG GTGGAGATATTTGGCAGCTTCAGCACGGGGCTCTATCTTCCTTCAAG TGACATTGACCTGGTGGTGTTTGGAAAGTGGGACCACCCCCCGCTGCAGGAACTGGAACGAGCCCTGCGGAAACGCAACGTGGCCGGGCCGTATCCCATTAAGGTCCTGGACAAAGCCACA GTGCCCATCATCAAGCTCACGGACCATGAAACCGAGGTGAAAGTGGACATCAGCTTCAACGTAGAGACGGCTGTTAAAGCTGCGCAGTTCATCAAAAGCTATCTTAAG AAGTACACGGTTCTGCCGCCCCTGATCTTCGTCCTGAAGCAGTTCCTACTGCAGAGAGATCTCAATGAAGTCTTCACTGGAGGGATCAGCTCTTACAGCCTTATTCTAATGGCTATCAGCTTCCTGCAG TTACACCCTCGAATCGACACGCGGCGGGCCAACATCAACCTCGGCATCCTGCTGATCGAGTTCTTTGAGCTGTACGGCCGCGACTTCAATTACATGAAAACCGGCATCAGGGTGAAAAATGGAGGGGCTTACGCGTCGAAGGAGGAAATGCTCAAAGCCATCGGGAGTGAGAACCGGCCATCCATGCTCTGCATAGAAGACCCAATACAGCCAG GGAACGATGTGGGCCGGAGCTCGTACGGTGTTTTGCAGGTCAAGCAGGTGTTTGACTTTGCCTACATGGTGCTGAGTCACGGCGTGTCTCCTTTAGCGCGCGCCTACCCCAACAAGGAGTATGACAG TACTTTAGGACGCATCATCAAAGTCAGCCCGGAGGTGTTGGCCTACAGGGATTGGACAATTAAGAAGTGGGGAGCCAAGCAGTATGCCAAGCTGGAGAACCACG ATGTGGAGACCTGTGAGCGGGACCTCGCCAGGCTGATGCTGGTTTCTGTGGAGGATCAGAGGGACTCGTCCTCCCCGCTCAGTGCTGACTCCTCTTCTCCGGTCTTCCTCCCAAGCCCTCAACATCATTCATCGTCATCTTCTGCATGCTCCATTTCCTCCTCGTCCGGAAGTGACATA TCTGATTCTCCTCCGTGCAGTGGTACTGCCATCCAACTCCACCCCCTCACGCTGTCCTCGGTCCAATCAGTAATCCAGATGGCAACTGACCAGAGGGCCACTCATCCAGCAGGCTGCATCCACACCATGCCGCaa gcCCAGACGTCACTCCCAGAAATTCTCCCCGTCCCTTCGCTCGCCGATTGCCAGTTCTACCATGAGAACCCACCTTTAATCGGTGTTGTGCATCGGCACCTGTCCCAAGCTGCCCACATCTCCCAGCACACCGACGCCACAAGTCCTCTATCCAGCCCCCTCCACCAGCTGCACCACCCTCAGATGGGAGGGCATCACAGCCACACGTACGCCATGAGATCCAATTCCCACGGCTCACTTGAGCTGCACAAAGTTGGCTTAAAGCACAACCAAGGTGGAAGCCTCCAAGGTCCAAACCCCTCTCTCGGTAACTTCAGCCCCCAGCGGCGGTATGTTCCCGAGGGTCCTAACACGGCGCCGGCTTTCAGGACCCAGCAGCAGTACAACCGGAACACCTGGCGGCGCAGGAAGAGGGACAATCTTACGGTCTCTAACCAGAGCAGATGA